DNA sequence from the Oreochromis niloticus isolate F11D_XX linkage group LG8, O_niloticus_UMD_NMBU, whole genome shotgun sequence genome:
CTACCAGCTGGACACCAACGCCATCTCCACCGGAGAGCTCCCAGGTCTGTGAACCAGGACCTGCTCTGCTTTACAGAACAGAGTTTAGAGAAGACGGCGCTCAGGAGGAAAAGGAACCACAAATGTTTCTGTGCTTTCGGTCGTGTGTCTGAAAGTCGTTTTCGTGATTCAACCTTCCAGCTCACGCTTTAATAACAGGAACATGAGTTGTAAATGCTCCTGCTCTCTCTCGCCTCCTCAGGCTCGTCCTCCACCTCCGCCTGGAGCACTCTGACGGTGGATGACTGCTACGACCTCGGGAAGGTGGCGTACTCAGAGGCCGATTACTACCACACCGAGCTGTGGATGGCTCAGGCCCTGAGGCAGCTGGACCAGGGCGAGCCATCCCGCGCCGTGGACGCCGTCACTGTCCTCGACTATCTGAGCTACTCCGTGTACCAGCAGGGGGAGCTGGAGAGAGCGCTGGAGTTCACCAAGAGGCTGCTGGACCTGGGTTAGTACCTGCAGACGGGCGCTTTAGTTCAGTCAGCAAacgtgctgttgttgttttaaagagGAGAAGGCTCCTTCTCACATCTTCAGTGCAAGATCACTGAAGAGCTGGTGTGCAGATTTGTTTATCTCCCTCACCTGAAGTTGTTTTTCTGCCCGTTAGATCCGACACACCAGCGAGCCAACGGGAACCTGAAATACTTTGAGTACCAGCTGGCCAAACAGAAGAAGGTGGAGAAGGTGGAGAAggtggaggagaaggaggaggaaacCAAGGTgaggcagaggagggagagcaaAGACGACTACCTGACTGAGAGGAAGAAGTACGAGCAGCTGTGTCGCGGCCAAGGCATCAAGCTGGTGAGGCGAGCGAAACAAGCGCACCTCTGAGAGTCGTTTATCGGCGTTACTTCAACCTCTGCTTCCTGTCAGACTCCCCGCAGGCAGAGCCGCCTCTTCTGCCGCTACTATGACAACAACCGGCACCCGCGGTATGTGATTGGCCCGGTGAAGCAGGAAGACGAGTGGGACAGCCCGCACATCGTGCGCTACCACAACATCGTGTCGGAGAAAGACATGGAGAAGGTGAAAGAGCTGGCCAAGCCCAGGGTGAGTCTGAGCATCTTTAACTCACGCACTGCTGCAGAGTTTATCCGAGGTCGGACGCCATTAGTGCTTTCCAACGCAAGGGGCGGGGCTAAATATCAGTATTCAGTAATATTGCTCCCCGTTAAGTCGCCGTATATTAAAATTTTTATGAAAAATGTTTATGATTACTTCCCCCGCCAACCTGACCCAACAGAGTCCAGTAGGCGGAGCTTATCAAAGGATTCAGAGGAAATGACCTTGAAGAAGAAACTCGCAGGGTGAAAAATGTCGGAAAACTAATCGAGAGCAGTCGGGATGTTAAAAACTGGACAAGAGTcacaatgaaaacatgactcCTGCCTGATGTGTCGCTGCGACTGTAAACTGTCAGTTTTAGTCTTTGTGGCTCGAATATCGGATCGCGGTTACGTCTGTTTGCTGCTCGACTGATGATCGGTCGTGTTCTTGTTCTGTTCACCGTTTACAGTAAAGAAGAGCAGCGCTTTCACCTACAACATCCAGACACTCCGCTTCATGTCTCACTGTAGCCCTGGATCAGGTCAATGTTTCTATCGGGTGGATGCTCACTAAGGTGGGAAAACATTTACCTCAGCAACAGTGAATGCTGTTATCTGATTGGCTCCTAGGTCGTTAAGCCGCGATGAGCTCTGTAGTGAAATCTAATATATTATATTGAAATTAGAATGAATCCCCGTTCACACCTCAGTGCAGCATCATCACaaactgcttcctgttggcCGCTGCCGGCGGCGTCCCGTCAACGAGCAGCGGCCGTCTTTGACCAAAATGCTCATTTTTAACTTGTAACCCCGTGACACGGGCGCTGTCAATCATTAGTCTATGCCCCGCCCCTCCCCTTGATACACGCCCACAAAATCAGGATCAAAAgtctaaaactgaaaaaattaatttaaagccagaaaaaaatatttgcatgaaaacaaaaaaatgttttaaatttaatttgtttttcaaacacttcacacattttttcaGATGAACAAAACTAGAGTGAAATTAAGAGGCAGTTACTATGTAGTTACTTAGTTACCGTGTAGTTAGTTACTGTGTAGTTACTTAGTTACGGTGTAGTTTGAGCCTCATCAGTGAGCGATGAAGAAACGTGACAGGTGATGGGTGGGCGGTGGGCGGAGAGGATCACGAGGTCGTCCGTTGTGCGGGTCAGTGGTGCGGCTCCTCCGTCGGTGTCGATAGGTGTTAGTCGGTGCTTCGGGCGTCGCTCTGTGTCTGCCTGTAACTGTCGGCCGATTGGCTCCACAGCTCCGTCGAGCCACCATCTCTAACCCCGTAACCGGCGTGCTGGAGACGGCCCACTACCGCATCAGTAAGAGGTAAGAGCTGCCGGGGCAGGAGGCGGCGTCCGCGGGGTGGACCTCACCTCTCTGCCCCCAACACCACCCTGTCCTCCGCCCTCTGTGATGGCGGCCGTCCCGGCGAGAGCAGAAAAGGCAACAAGTCGcttcaaataaacaaataaataaaatgttccttCCTCCAAAGTGGAATTCTCATTTAAACGTCACAGAAGGAAGAATCGGCATTATTGACATTATTACAGACTTACAGCCTCCAATTCTCGCAGCTCAGAGTCTGACGCTCCGCAACAATTATAATTAATCATAAttaattatgtttatttatataacataaAAGACTTTAGTTTTATCAAATCCAgtaaaacattttcacacattCAGCTTTAAAGAAACGTTTAAATGTAAAGTAAACTCTGAAACATCTACATAAACTTTCAGTTTCACATTGTTGTTGCTGAGaaattgttaataataataataataaagcagtTTCATGAGCAGCTGGTTTTACCTCTGTCCTCCCACCAGGGGgcgctgcagcacagagagacagactcaGCTGTAACATCAGCTCAATCAGTCCCACCTGGGCAGGTGTAAAAGGCCACATCAGAGTAGATATCAGAAGGTCCTGTAACGCTGAAGGAAGGAACAGAAGTGTCTTCCTTTCAGGCTCTGCTCTCGCTGGTTCGAGcctctgcttgttttctttgctcATTCGGGGACAGGAAGTCAAACATTTAAGACTCTCGATGTCGCTTTAACGTGTTCGTGGAGGCAGCAGGAGGATTCGTGTCTCATACCTGTGCTTCTCACTGTTACCTGCACATTGTTATGTAAAATAACAAGCATCTGCAAACGTTTGAAAATAAAGTTCAGACAGTATGTTAACCTGTCAGTGCGTCAGCTTCACCGAAATACTTTTCAAAGTAGTTGCTGTAAAGCTACTGCAGGTACTGCAGTAttactgtgtgttttgtgtatgaTGCTGGTGTAGTTACTTCATAAGTAAAACATCAACTTGAGGCTGAGattattttcagtttaaattATGGCAGAATATCGATCCCATAACCTTgtgtttgtgaggggcagccaatccgAGGAAAGTTGAATGAAGGTGGGAGGAGCTAAAGCCGCTTGTTTCCAGAGGATGAACTGTCAAACATCCTGAAGGCTGACCACATGCACATCATgtccacttcattaggtacaccttgttGGCTCTGGGTAGGACACGGCGCTCTTTAACTCTCCACGGCAGATCAGGGCTTCacgtgtacctaatgaagtggctttATGTGGCGTTTGAAGCTCGTGCTGCCTCCCTGACTGCAGTGTGTGGATAGTGACCGCCctctctctgtcctctctctgtctctctgcatTAACCTATAATTGGGAGTAGCTCAGACGTGCCACGGTGCATGACCCTCAGACAGGCAAACTGACCACGGCCCATTACCGAGTCTCCAAGAGGTAAGAGCTGGACGCCACTCGCTACAGGCCCGGGCGGAGCACAGGCTGTTTGTAACGATGGACGCTGCGCCCACAGCACTCTGGACGGCTTCGTCACAAGCGACCAATCACAAGCCGACTTGTAAAGCCGCGTTTGAACTCCTGGATCTGTTCAGTGAGCGTGCGAGTTTTTTTCCTCCGCAGTAAATTTGTGACTTTCACATCAACTTTTACTGAAGTCAtgatataaatgtttttatggCGTCCATCTTTATTTACGGCCTGTGGTCACCACCGTCTCGGGGGCGGAGTCTCCTCCTTCATGCTTTTCTAACGTTCAGCTGGCTGTAATGACACAAACGTCAGCGGTGAAACTGTAAATGTCGTTTTTCTAGTTTTTTCATAGAGGAGCTGCTTTAGAAACTGTCTGTTGTTTCCCTGCCCTCCTCGTTTCCGTCTCCTCGCCGTGCGCCGGTTTGTGCCGTTTTCGTGACCTCGGTGGTGACTCTgtgtcctctctgtcctctcAGCGCCTGGCTCGGAGCGTACGAGCATCCCGTGGTGGACAAGATCAACCAGCTGATCGAGGACGTCACGGGGCTGAACGTGAAGACGGCCGAGGACCTGCAGGTAACGCCTCACCTGGGTTCAAACACCGCTAACCGTCCGGCGCCTTTGAACCTGTGATGTTTTAACCGCTGTGTTTGGTGCAGGTGGCTAACTACGGCCTCGGGGGACAGTACGAGCCGCACTTTGACTTCGGACGGGTAAATAAAACCACATACATGAGAATCTGTTTCTGTCAGCATTTATTTCTACTGAAAGACCGAAAACGAtcaattaataacagatatggaTCCTAAAGAAAGAGATCCgatgtatttttttgtaatgtagatttatttatttattttgtaacttttaaacaagctcagttttttttaaattaatgaattTATTTGTATTACTCTGACCGCCgtgcacttcctgtttcagAAAGACGAGCCGGACGCGTTCGAGGAGCTGGGCACGGGGAACCGGATCGCCACATGGCTGCTTTACGTCagtgctgctctgtgtgtgtgtgtgtgtgtgtgtgtgtgtgtgtgtgtgcgtgtgtgtgttgctgcCACTCACgctcttcttcttcctgctgCAGATGACCGACGTGCAGGCAGGGGGCGCCACCGTCTTCACCGACATCGGAGCCGCTGTAAAGCCCAAAAAGGTTAAACTACTCACTTTCTTCATCATCGTCACAGAAACACGTCTGTGTTTAATAAACCAAACTGAGAAACAGGCGGGGAGACGAGGGCGCTGCTTCTCAGTAATCTGATGCACTGTCATGTGACACCTCATGTGACACGTCGTATGACCGTGTTTCTCCAGGGGACGGCGGTGTTCTGGTACAACCTGTATCCGAGCGGAGAAGGAGACTATCGGACCCGACACGCCGCCTGCCCCGTGCTGCTCGGAAACAAGTGGGGTGAGGTCATCGCACCAtattcacaaaaaaataaataaacacaaaatcatcaataaagtaaaaatactttCCGATTTTCACGCCTGGTGATGGTcgacataaaaaaatattttgtaaataataaaaataaaagaacaagtAGGCAGTTTTGAAGAAATCCAAACTTCCTGtcagttaaataaaaacattttgggTCATTAAAAACTTCGTTATTATGTTCgagttgatttatttttaaatgtttgtgtatgattgatgaatatttgatgttttctggGTGTGTTTGAGGCGGTTCACGTTCCCGCTGACCGAGCTGAAGGTATTTTTGGTGTTTGATGGTTTCAGATGAAACAAACTTGACTGAGCTTCATGAAAAGCTTCAGAAACCTTCACGCTGCTCACACTCGTGGCGTTTGCCGAGGCTCTGATGAAACTCTGTTTCTTCCTGCAGTATCGAACAAATGGATCCATGAGCGAGGGCAGGAGTTCAGGCGGCGCTGCGGCCTCAACGAGACCGACTGACGACCGACCTTCCTCCTCCATCTCAACCgtcttcctcctctgcttccTGCCTGCAGGCGCAGAGTGTGACTGAACATGTGATCCAACACGCTTATTTTTCTCTAcagcgtgcgtgcgtgtgtgtgtgtgtgtgtgtgtgtgtgtgtgtgtttggctcGTTTCTCCTTTAACGAGAATGACACGCTGACGTTCAGACGTCCGTACCTGTCCAGGTGTTCAGCCTGAGAGCTAAAACTTCTCGAGAACAAAGAACGCTGAACGAGAGGTTCGTTTAAAGACGAGTaaagttttttggtttttttggatCCAGGATGTTTGAAATCTCATGAGCTTTgacttaaaagcagaaaatctgaCTGATTTAATCTGGTTCCATCGACGGTTCTGCCGATTAAACCAGCGAGTGGAACGAAGGAGCGCTAAATGTGACAAATTTTGAATGGAGTTTGGCCCGAGGTCGCTAACAGGAGCTCAGCAGCTAAAACTCTAAACCGACGTCCGTCCGTTTCAGTGTTCTTTGTTCTTCAGATGAGTCAGACACTACAGACCGAGAAACACTCCGTCACCGTGGCACTCCCGGACCTTCACGACTGTTACAAAGACGGCGAGAAATCAGATTACTCTCGTCATCACGGGAATCAACCAGAAGCAAGAACCGATCGAATCTGAACCGACGATCGATTGTGTGGTTCTGTGAGACAATCTTAGCTGAAACTGAGCTGCGTATTTATTGATTTCTGACAGTATTCGTGTGAACGCCTCTTCACTGTTTTTCAtctgcattttaaaaatttctcttttaaaagttttaaagcgTTTGcgaatttttttctgtttcctgtttctttttgaAGTCTGAAACGTGTCGCCGAGCTCCTGCTCCTGTCTGACTCATGTCGCCTCAGCCGTGACAAAGTGGGTTTTATTTTGGAAACTGTTCCACGCTTCAGCTGCCATGCTCTTATtctgaaaagcagaaaaaacgaAATGAGTCCAAAGtccatgaaaagaaaaaccatCTGAGGCTGTTTGATTTACAAATTCAGTCCAAGTGGATTTTCCTGAGCGACACGGTGGCAGCGCTGTCCACCCGTCGTCATGGTTACACCCCTCGTTTCCACCAATAGCGTGATGGTTTGAGGTTTAACCGTGAGGTCGTTCAGATGCTGCAGGTCAAACTCCAGATAAACAAAGCACGCCGCCTCCTCTTTAACCCTGTTAGCTTAGATCTGAGTGCAGTTACTAATTTCTGCTCAACCCCGTTTCCATGACAACCCTCactcctgtttgtgtgtctgttgtgtGTTGGATGATGTCCTGTGCAGTGACCTGATGTAAGACATGTTTCTTATCAGAATAAAATGCTGCTGCAACCCAGGAGAAGTAAGAAAATGGCGTCTGTCGTTATTCTCTGGCGGCAGCGTTGCCTCAGCAGCGTGCTGCTGCGTTTTAAAGATGGCGGCCATTTATcgtgtttaaaaagaaaaaaaaaagacacaaacacccTTCAAATGTATAAATTTaataatcaaaaacaaaacaatcgatcagctgatcagcgaTGGACTACCCTACCCACAGGAAGACAACGTCTTTGGTTTGAGGCAGAAAAGTGACATCGTACAGCAGGAACTGTGGGATTGTAGTTTTGCAGGGAGAACTCTGATTGGCCCTTTGTGCCGGTGTCGTGCGGCACCGTCAGAGAGGCCTGCATTAAGGATCGGGGAGGCGGTAATCTGGCAGGTGATTTCCCTCGCGGACGCGTCCGAAGCAGCCGAGCAGCAGATCAACAGCGGTGCTGACGGTGGAGCGGACGTCCTCCTCAGTCTGGCCCCTCAGAGGGTTCACCTCCACCAGGTCCACCGCCGACAGCAGACctgcagagagacaaagagcaGATTTGTGGTAAATTCCTGGTTATTTGTGGGCGAGTGTGGCACGTGGGGGTAATGAGCCGGTGTTCATATTGTGGATTTTGGAGTTGATTCAGTTTGAAAACGAGGCAGCGTCACTGACAGGAAGCTTCAGCATCATGTGACCACACAGTTCCTCTGATCATTTTATAGGTGCATAAAGACTTTAACGTGAGCGAGGATTTTACAAATTCTTTGGCTGGTCGGGTGCTGCAGTCGCTCACCAAAGGCTGCGTCTGTAgaccatccaggtctttatgtctttaagacattcctgcagtttaactcattggtgtgtgttacctggcttcatggacagatagagctgcgtgtcatctgcatagcagtgaaaatttatgctatgtcttctaatgatgctgcctaagggaagcatgtataatgtaaacagaattggtcctagcactgaaccctgtggaacaccataattgaccttagtgtgtgaagaggactctccatttacatgtacaaactggaatctattagatagatatgatacaaaccactgcagtgcagtacctgtaatacctacagcatgttctaatcgctctaataggatattatggtcaacagtatcgaacgctgcactgaggtctagcaggacaagcacagagatgagtccactgtcagaggccataagaagatcatttgtaaccttcactaaagctgtttctgtgctgtgatgagctctgaaacctgactgaaactcttcaaataagccattcctctgcagatgatctgttagctgtttgacaactactctttcaaggatgtttgatatgaaaggaaggttggagattggcctataattagctaagacagctgggttggttttttaagtaacagtttaactacagccagtcTGAAGGCCTGTGAGTCATTTTTTCTCccatggttaaaattttatttgtgaagttcatgaagtcattactagttaacgttaaagggatggttggctcaacagagctctgactttttgtcagcctggctacagtgctgaagagaaacctgaggttgttcttattttcttcaatcactgaattactgaagttgggctagctgctatataatgatgtgctacatgatcctagcgacacagctatgttagcatagcataaacacagtaaagctggaggatgaacgctaacttttttccactcgataaaagttaacgtgagggttcccgatggttagggacaaatgcaatcgcatggcaggatgctgtaaacggaccaaacttcagtcaggagaacaactgagataatccatccacaatacgaggttagtcattaatatactgcagcatgggctgggctgtagttacatcgtaaggtttaaaaactgagctttaaaatgtgcTGCTGATGAAAGgtggtaataaaaactgagaaaggccgacagtgatcgctgactttttaggggcttgttcagattaaatagaacaagatacaaactATTAAAACATGTGAAACACccaacagccttattaaacaCAGAGTAGTCTGGACCCAGAAGCACGGTTCACACATCATCACTTAACTGcgttggaacaggaagtgatactctaccgcagcGAGAGCCAACACCAAGTGTTTACTGTAAGCAGCTACATCAGCTGCTTACAGTAAACGCGTTTCTACTGTGAAGAGCAGGGTTTGTTTTTCCCTGAGTTTCTGACTCGTACCTGTCTGACACAGGTGTTCGGTGATGTAGACGCCCTCTCTGTAGGTGAGTCCTCCGACTACAGGCGTCCCGGTTGCTGGGGCAACAGAGGGGTCGATGGCATCGATGTCATAGCTGAGGTGAATCGGTTTCTTCCCTCTGTTCAAGGACACAAAGCATCTTTAACATTCGCTCAGACTATCACACCTTGATGGCTTCATGCGGGCGGCACCTGGCGGACAGGTAATCACACGTTTCCTCCATGACGCGGGCCACGCCGAGCTGATCCACCTCACTCATGGAGAACGTCTTCACACCCAGCATCTTCAGGATGTAGCTGAGGAGGAGAAACACTGAGGATTAGAGCCTGCCGGCAGGTACACTCAGGTTCACGCAGGTAATAAACTTCTGGTGACCCTCAGACCAGAGCGAGGTCGCTGGTCTTTCAGAGCTTTATGCTTCTTGAAATTTTTTATTGAGATTTCATTTCGATCATCTCCAAAATGCTTTGGGACGAGCTGATTGGTCAGAGAGGCGTCAGAAATAGGTGAGTCTCTGCACGGACTCAGGTGCACTCACTGCTCTGCTGGATCCACGTCTCTCAGCCCGATGAAGACCACATCGGCGGCGGACACGCACGGCTTCAGCCAGGAGAAGTTCGGTAAGACGGGAACCTGGCGAGGAAGGGGAGGGGTTAGTGATCCTGTGTGACGGCGTGCTGCTGATCTCTGTCGCCGAGCTCACCTTTGAGCGCAGTTCATGGAGCAGGTAGGACACCGGCTGCCCGTGGATGTTCCCCGTGTACGTGGTCAGCGGCGTGTTGATGTCAGCGTGAGCATCCACCCACACGACGCTCAGCTCCCCGACCGCCGCAGAGTGCCCGTGGATGGAACCGATCGCCAGGCTAAGGacgaaaaacacaaacaggaagtgagtcgACCGAGAGCCGACACCTGGAACCTACGTCCTGACTTCCTGTTCCTGCGTGGACCGACCTGTGGTCTCCGCCCAGCATCACCGCCGTGTGCCCATCCTCCTTCACCGCTCGCACCGCCTCTGACAGCTTCTGGTTGGCGGCGCCCACCGCCCTCACGCTC
Encoded proteins:
- the arg1 gene encoding arginase-1 — encoded protein: MRSARTLRQVQVAVTVQRSLHHQHPPPPARSAGIVGAPFCKGQSRGGVEDGPERIRAAGLQRRLQQLGCAVKDYGNLTFEDMSPDEPMGLLKSVRAVGAANQKLSEAVRAVKEDGHTAVMLGGDHSLAIGSIHGHSAAVGELSVVWVDAHADINTPLTTYTGNIHGQPVSYLLHELRSKVPVLPNFSWLKPCVSAADVVFIGLRDVDPAEHYILKMLGVKTFSMSEVDQLGVARVMEETCDYLSARGKKPIHLSYDIDAIDPSVAPATGTPVVGGLTYREGVYITEHLCQTGLLSAVDLVEVNPLRGQTEEDVRSTVSTAVDLLLGCFGRVREGNHLPDYRLPDP
- the p4ha1a gene encoding prolyl 4-hydroxylase subunit alpha-1 isoform X1; the encoded protein is MMALCGWWLIHFLVFTSCSAHDFFTSIGHMTDLLFTEKDLVTSLKDYIRAEESKLEQIKKWADKLDVLSAAATQDPEGFLGHPVNAFKLMKRLNTEWGELESLVLTDVSDVFISNLTIQRQYFPNDDDQTGAAKALMRLQDTYQLDTNAISTGELPGSSSTSAWSTLTVDDCYDLGKVAYSEADYYHTELWMAQALRQLDQGEPSRAVDAVTVLDYLSYSVYQQGELERALEFTKRLLDLDPTHQRANGNLKYFEYQLAKQKKVEKVEKVEEKEEETKVRQRRESKDDYLTERKKYEQLCRGQGIKLTPRRQSRLFCRYYDNNRHPRYVIGPVKQEDEWDSPHIVRYHNIVSEKDMEKVKELAKPRLRRATVHDPQTGKLTTAHYRVSKSAWLGAYEHPVVDKINQLIEDVTGLNVKTAEDLQVANYGLGGQYEPHFDFGRKDEPDAFEELGTGNRIATWLLYMTDVQAGGATVFTDIGAAVKPKKGTAVFWYNLYPSGEGDYRTRHAACPVLLGNKWVSNKWIHERGQEFRRRCGLNETD
- the p4ha1a gene encoding prolyl 4-hydroxylase subunit alpha-1 isoform X2, whose translation is MMALCGWWLIHFLVFTSCSAHDFFTSIGHMTDLLFTEKDLVTSLKDYIRAEESKLEQIKKWADKLDVLSAAATQDPEGFLGHPVNAFKLMKRLNTEWGELESLVLTDVSDVFISNLTIQRQYFPNDDDQTGAAKALMRLQDTYQLDTNAISTGELPGSSSTSAWSTLTVDDCYDLGKVAYSEADYYHTELWMAQALRQLDQGEPSRAVDAVTVLDYLSYSVYQQGELERALEFTKRLLDLDPTHQRANGNLKYFEYQLAKQKKVEKVEKVEEKEEETKVRQRRESKDDYLTERKKYEQLCRGQGIKLTPRRQSRLFCRYYDNNRHPRYVIGPVKQEDEWDSPHIVRYHNIVSEKDMEKVKELAKPRLRRATISNPVTGVLETAHYRISKSAWLGAYEHPVVDKINQLIEDVTGLNVKTAEDLQVANYGLGGQYEPHFDFGRKDEPDAFEELGTGNRIATWLLYMTDVQAGGATVFTDIGAAVKPKKGTAVFWYNLYPSGEGDYRTRHAACPVLLGNKWVSNKWIHERGQEFRRRCGLNETD